The following is a genomic window from Thermoanaerobaculia bacterium.
TCGTGGTCTTCAACGACCCGAGCCGCCAGAAGGTCACCGCCGCCGCGCATCCCGCGCCGGCCCCCGCGACCGTGCAGCGCCACCCGTAAACGTCGCGGGAGACGCATCGAGCCGGTCGGCGCGCGGTCTGGCCGGAGGCTGGGCGGACGTTCATCGGTAAGGTTTCGCCGATGGACGTCGACCGGCATTACGGCCGGCTCGCGCCCGGCTTCGGCGTCGACGGCCAGCCGACATTCGGCCGATCCCGGGTAGGAGCTTTTCCGTCCGGGAGCAGCGAGCGGTCGGCGCAGGGCATTGCGATTCCCATCGTCCGCTCCGCTGGGAGCATGGCGTTGCGGATCGCGGGGGCTCTCGCATCGTGAGAGCGATCGCCGAAGTCGCCGAGGCTATGACTCCGCGACGGTCGCGCCGCGCTAGCGCTTCTTGAAAGCCCAGGCGATCGCGATCCCCAGCAGATACAGCACCACCATCGGCACCGCGAAGACGCACTGGGTCATCATGTCCGGGGTCGGCGTGATGACGGCCGCGACGATGAAGATGATCAGCACGGCGTACTTGAACTTCGCGAGCAGGAACCTTTCCGTGACCAGGCCGAGGCGGGCGAGAAAGAAGACGAGGATCGGGAGCTCGAAACAGAGGCCGAGCCCGAAGATCGTCTTCGACGCGATCGACAGGTATTCGTTGATGGTGATGACCGGCATGAACCCGGTGCTCGTTCCCATCCCGACGAGGAACTCGCACACCCGCGGAAACGCCACGAAATAGCCGAACGCGCATCCCGTCAGGAAGAAGACCAGCGTGACGAGCAGGAACGGGATCGCGTACCGGCGCTCGCGGCGGTAGAGAGCCGGGGAGATGAAGAGCCAGACCTGCCAGAGGAGGAAGGGGGACGCGATGATGATCCCGCCGTAGAGCGCCACCCGGAAATACAGGATGAACGGCTCCGGCATCGTCGTGAACGCGAGATGGGTTCCCTTGGGGAGGTAGGGCTGGATCGGCCGCTCGATCCAGCGAAACAGCGTCGGCGAATAGGTCCAGGCGCCGATGAACGCGACCGCGATCGCGAGGATCGACCAGATGAGCCGGCGGCGGAGCTCTTCGAGGTGGTCGAAGAACCCCATCCGGGGGAGCTCTTCGTTCGGCTCCCGGTCGCGATTGTCGACGATCGGCAAGGACGTGGAGGCCGCGCCCGTTTATCCCGGCTTGACGGTCGGATCGACCGCCGGCGGGGGGGGAGCCGGAGCGGGGGGAGGCTCGATCTTCGCCTCTTCCTTGAGGCCGTCCACCTCCCGCTGGATGCTCTGCTTGAAGTCGTCGGAAGCTTTCTTGAACTCGGCGAGGCCTTTTCCGAGCGACTTGCCGATCTCCGGGAGCTTCTTCGGACCGAACACGATCAGCGCGACGATGAAGATCAGGATGAGCTCCGGCATTCCGATGGACCCGAGCATGGGCACCTCTTTTCGGGGGTATTCTGTCCCGGGGGGCGACGACGCGTCAATGAGGCGAATCGATCTGAACGAGCGCCTGGCGACCCCGGCCTCCGCGTGCGAGAATGAACGGACCCCTTCGCGCGTTGCGGGGGGTTGGAGGACCCGGGTGAAGCGGAAAACGTTGCTTTTCTTCGTCGGAATCGTGGCCGGAGCGACCCTGCTCGGGGGAGCGGGAGGCAGGAGAACGAGCGCCGCCGATGCGGGCGCGTCGCCGTCCCTTTCGGAGTACGCCGAGGTCGTCACGGCGGCCGGCGACTGGAGCGCCGAGAAAACCGCTCCGGACAAGCTCGTCTACGCCTCGATCCGCGGGATGCTCTCCCGGCTCGACCCCCACACGAACTTCCTCGATCCCAACGAGTTCTCGTCGATGGAAGAGAAGCAGCGCGGCTCGTTCTACGGCCTCGGGATCTCGATCCAGAAGCGGCAGGGGCACGTCACGGTGATCTCTCCGATCGAGGGAACCCCTGCCTGGAAGAAG
Proteins encoded in this region:
- the tatC gene encoding twin-arginine translocase subunit TatC, with product MPIVDNRDREPNEELPRMGFFDHLEELRRRLIWSILAIAVAFIGAWTYSPTLFRWIERPIQPYLPKGTHLAFTTMPEPFILYFRVALYGGIIIASPFLLWQVWLFISPALYRRERRYAIPFLLVTLVFFLTGCAFGYFVAFPRVCEFLVGMGTSTGFMPVITINEYLSIASKTIFGLGLCFELPILVFFLARLGLVTERFLLAKFKYAVLIIFIVAAVITPTPDMMTQCVFAVPMVVLYLLGIAIAWAFKKR
- a CDS encoding TatA/E family twin arginine-targeting protein translocase, with amino-acid sequence MLGSIGMPELILIFIVALIVFGPKKLPEIGKSLGKGLAEFKKASDDFKQSIQREVDGLKEEAKIEPPPAPAPPPPAVDPTVKPG